The sequence below is a genomic window from Meleagris gallopavo isolate NT-WF06-2002-E0010 breed Aviagen turkey brand Nicholas breeding stock chromosome 9 unlocalized genomic scaffold, Turkey_5.1 Chr9_random_deg7180001704842, whole genome shotgun sequence.
GCATCCTCTTTGGCTGTGGCAGCTCCTTTGCCTTTCAGCCCTCGCTGGTCATCCTTGGTCACTATTTCAAGCGTCGCCTTGGCCTGGCCAATGGCATCGTGGCCGGCAGCAGCTGCCTCATCTCCGTGCCGCTGCCCTTCTTCCTGAAGATGGTGGGAAAGGCCATCGGGCTGGCGCATACATTCCAAGTGCTCAGTGCCTTAATGCTCATCCAGATCTTCTTGTCGCTGACATATCGGCCCCTCCTGCCACCCTCCTGTGACTCTCAGCATGATGGGCAGGACAAACTGGGCAGCCGGAGTATGcggcagcagtgctgggcccaGATGCGCAAGTATTTCAACTTGAGGGTTTTCCGGAGAAAGACCTATCGAATTTGGGCCTTTGGGATTGCTACAGCTGTCCTGGGGTATTTTGTACCATACATGCACCTGGTAAGAGCTTTGACTAGGGGTGGAGATGCAAAGGCAAaagtgggcaggaggagggaaaCAGCAGGGACTGAGCCATCAAAAGCTTCAAAACTAAGAAACTGCCTTGTGAATGGGACTAGAGGAGGGGAAAAGCAGTTGGTAATGCTCCCACATGTTCTCTGTTTTGGGGATGAGCATCAATGGTGGGCAGGGAGGGGGCTGCAGGGTGTGAGGCGGGTGGAGGTGATGTGACCATGTAGTGTAAACATGGGTATCACACAACCAACCCCAAATCCAGGAGCTCACTGCTGAAGTGAATTAATTGTGGATTCATGTCCTTATGTCCTTCCCTCCATTCTAGGTGAAATATGTGGAGAAGGAATTTAAAGAAACCAAAAAAGACTGGATTCTCCCAGTCTGTCTTGGAGGCATGTCTGGGCTGGGGCGCTTGATTTCAGGCCGCATTGGGGACTGCATACCTGGGCTGAAGAAGATTTACCTGCAGGTAATCATGGTGCCTGCTCTACTTGGCTGCCCTTGGGTGGCCCATATTCCCTGCCAACAGCTTGTCACTCCTTCCAGTGGGACACTTGGTGGATATTCTGTCCCTGGGCCTTGTAGCTTTGCTTGTGTGATCAGATGACTCTGGCTTTGCTGGTCCTCATCATGTCTGCAAAGCTAAGAAAACACAAAGCCCGTTACTTGCTCCTCTTGGTGCTCCATGCTTGGGGACCTCCCCATTCCTGCCCAGCAGAGATACCCTCAAGTGACCAGAGGGATGGAGCAGAATGGCTTCCTGCTGCCTCTCCCCAACGACATGCCTGCTTTTGTCTCCCCAGGTTGCATCCTTTGTTCTGTTTGGCATCATGTGCATGATGATCCCGCAGTGCCGAGGGTTTGAGGGCGTCATCGTCATCTGCCTCTTCCTCGGCCTTTGCGATGGCTGCTTCACCACCATTATGGCCCCCATTGCCTTTGAGCTGGTGGGGCCCATGCAAGCGTCCCAGGCCATAGGGTACCTGATGGGGCTGATGGCTGTGCCCATGACTGCGGGCA
It includes:
- the LOC100549118 gene encoding monocarboxylate transporter 8-like; the protein is SQCLPPTRSLEVRYFTYGILFGCGSSFAFQPSLVILGHYFKRRLGLANGIVAGSSCLISVPLPFFLKMVGKAIGLAHTFQVLSALMLIQIFLSLTYRPLLPPSCDSQHDGQDKLGSRSMRQQCWAQMRKYFNLRVFRRKTYRIWAFGIATAVLGYFVPYMHLVKYVEKEFKETKKDWILPVCLGGMSGLGRLISGRIGDCIPGLKKIYLQVASFVLFGIMCMMIPQCRGFEGVIVICLFLGLCDGCFTTIMAPIAFELVGPMQASQAIGYLMGLMAVPMTAGTPIAGW